aatcccAGAGAGACATGATCAGAGAAGGTCTTCATCACACTACAGaatattcaaactttcaaatgtaaaacacaaagaaaagatgctaaaaagtacaagacagaaatgcaagattatctttaaaagagctctagattgacagcagatttctcatcaaaaacctcACAAAAGAGGATAGAacagagagacatagtccaactctttaaaaaaaacaaagctgttggGCTAGAATACTGTATCCAGCTAGctctaatttataaagaaaagttaataaagactttccaaaacaaacaatcttgaaaaaaaaagtaaggatgTACTAAAcacagcatcatgaaagaatgtgaagccaAAAATCTAGTATTATTACAAAGTAATAGTACAAAGTAGTAGTACAAAACAACCAAtagaatatttgtggaaaaaaagtacaaagtaatAGTACAAAACAAACAGTAGAATATTTGTGAGGAAAAAGAGGCAAGACAAGTCATCACTCACcaataacaatcttttttttttttgacaggcagagttagacagtgagagagacagagagaaaggtcttccttccattggttcaccccccaaatggccgctatgctggtgtgctgtgccgatctgaagccaggagccaggtgcttaccatgcgggtacagggcccaaggacttgggccatcctacactgcttccgggccacagcagagagctggactggaagaggaacaactggaacagaaccagcaccccaaccaggactagaacccggggtactggtgccacaggcagaggattagcctagtgagccgcggtgccagctacCAATAGCaatcttgaatgtaagtggaataaactctccaaataaaagatagactggctgaatggattaaaaacaaagaccAATATACATAATGTATACAAGAAACACTGCACACCAACAAagctacacacagactgaaagtgatagAATGGATAAAATtattctatgctaatggaaattaaaaaatgagcaggagttcctagcctaatatcagataaaattgactttttttgAGGATTAAGTTTTATTTCACATTGATAGAAACTGTGGAAAACTTTTACATTTTCCTACATTACAGCACAATATTGCAACAGAATATTTCTTGCCATAAATAAGATTTTGCTGACTTATATAATGAAAGAATACATTTTATTCTTCAAGGCAAAGCAAAATGACTCAGGAAATGATTGTTCAAAATCTTTAAATCCAGAGATAAACATATGGCTTCATTGTCAACATTATTATTCTATAGTCCAGtagtaaattattttcattaccaaTTAGCACCCATTTATAAAGATACATCCTTGTGTATTTTGTTTGCCCTGTTGGAATACAGCAGAAAAATTAACATACTTCAGAAATATTAAGCATCCATTTTTTGCTGACAGGAACTTTGCTTCATGCCTTCATAGGCCTTAAAGGTTACACTGGCCAAATTTAGCAATGTGTTTAGTTTTTGCATAGTAAGAGAACCAAACATTAGTGGAATTAAAGGGTCACAATCTCTATGGCACTGGAGAATAGAAATATCTCTATTAGCACCACTGACAGGACCCTGTGGAAATGAAGCCCAAAGTGGAAGCCAGCAACTAAGTGCGGTGACACCCACCAGTTTCTGCTGTATGGTAACagcagtatataaaaataaaactcctccCTGAGGAAATCCTTCCAAAATGATTCTGTTAGGACTGCCACTCATCACCTCTTGATCTATCAAAACCTTgacattttctgctgcctgtTTAATTCCAAATTCATCCTCCTGTGAGTCTGGTGAAAGTCCAATATTATCAGACCAAGAAGGCATAGCcatgtttatatttaatgtagCAGGCATAATGGGTGCATGCAGGCTGATACATCTGGTATGTGAACTTGTGATACCTGCAAAGCCTTCTGCCCATCCATGTCCAGTATCTCCTAATCCATGAAGGAAAATTACCACAGTGGCAGCCTTCCAGGCACAAGGCACGATGGCTAACATTGGAGCAGACATGACATTACCACACATACATAGACTAAGCCAACAGCATGTCGGAAGTGGAAGGGAGGAATAGTGTCTGGCCTCAGCCCAAGGGTCTGCCAAAAGTGAGTCACCAGAGCCCTACTTGGAAAATGCTCAGTCTTGTAGGCACTAAGccagagaaaatagactttagGAAACCATacggccactgcctgcagtgtcggcatcccatatgggtgtctgtttgtgtcccagctgctccacttctgatccagctctctgctatgtctgggaaagtagcagaagatggcccaagtccttgggctcctacactcatgtgggagacccaaaagaagctcctggctcctggctttggattggagcagctccagccattgcggccgatggggagtgaaccagcagatggaagacctctctctccgcctctccttctctcttggtgtaacacttattttcaaataaataaataaatctttaaacaaaaaagaaagaaactgtcaaaagagacaaGGTCATTGTATAATAATGCAAAAAAATcgatgaaataaagaaaatgttttgaaaaataaataaaattgatacatcattggttTAACTAAACAAAAAAGGGACAAGACCAAacttaacaaaatcagagatgaaaaaagagctgttgggaccagtggtgtggcacagcaggtaaagccaccacctgaagtgccagtgaagtaggcaggcatacaggttggagttgatcagatttgtgaactggaagaccacgcccctatgtgacctcatgctcctacctgatgcctttgccacgcccttgtgtggcctcattcccctacctggccttaccggggtgcccaccagccaatcaggttaattgaccactcccttttggagtgggttaaaagcctggggcacagtgtgcccagcctgctctttttccctcgccttttgctaggaaggggcttgctgtagccccacgcctccagggtgcatggccttcgggccatgtgctctaggcttcctggcctagatgcttatctacgtggctggttcctggtgctcagtatgaaccccccattcacttctctctcctaaataaagctctcactctcctatgcacctttcttactaaataaaagcttaaaacgtaccatgctgcctcgtttatctgtgccggtatttagaattcttctctaaatattaggcaagaaccctcttgggcttattaatattggggatttagtaataagcctgtggcaaaatcataaggcaccccaaattctggtagtacatgtggcaccccggctagcatttctatggaactttaaggggccacattttagtgtcaattttagggggtcttggcCGATATCACCAGCATTTGATAGAGGcatggtttgagacccagatgctccacgtatgatccagctctttgctgtggcctgggaaagcagtagaatgtggcccaagaccttgggcccctccatctgcatgagagactcataagaatctcctggcatctggcttcagatcagcacaactctagacaatgcagccaattgggagtgaaccaacagatggaagagctctctctatctctgcctctccttcattctctgtgtaatactgaatttcaaataaataaaaaaaatcttttaaaaaaagaaatgttgcaacagaaaccacagaaataaaaagaatcatcaggaattaatgCAAACAGCTATTGGAAAGGTTGGAAAAtctacaagaaatacatagatttctagaagtatacaatctatcaaaattgagttatgaagacacagaaaacttaaatagGCCTATaagcaagatggagattgaatcagtaataaagaccctcccaagaaagaaaagcccaggaccagatggcttcactgttgaattccatgagacttttaaagaactaattctaattctaattcagATACTTTCGCAACAATTCAAAGGGAGGGAAGCCTTTGCACTAAAAGTAAAAACACGgtgaagaagcaaccgacagaatgagagaaaatatttgtgaactatgaaactgataaataattaatattcagaatctataaagagctcaaaatctcaacaacaacaaaacaaaacaatacagttaagaaatgggtaaggggtttgaacaggaattttttcaaaggatgaaatgtaacaaatgaaaaaatgctcagaagtaGTAGCCACCAGGGAAATTTAAACAAAAACCACATTAGGTATATCCTCACCCAGTTACAATGGtaatcatccaaaaatcagaaaaacaataaACACTGGTGAGGATTTAGGGAAAACATTACCTTAATACACTCTTGGTGATAATCAGAAAATTTCAGAAgcttaaatcataaaaataaccATTTAAATGAATTCCTATATCTGAAATCAGTTGTCATTGTCCCTTTGGTAATCAAATACATGAACTCCATAGCTAACAAGCACCTGCTGTTAGATTTTTGCAGTGTTTTGAGGTGTACAGTCATCTACATCTAAGATTTAGGAAAGTGCAACTAAGAATCCTAATTGCAGTCTGCAGCTTCCCCCTTTAAGCATGGACAAGCTGCCACAATGAACATCTGgttcattttattcattgatgCTTACTTAGGCAACCCTTACATAGTCTGAGAACTCAATAcaactgaaatcttggaacaaTAATCCGGATGATCACATTTTTTCCAGAAGAATTAAAGGAATTGTAACTTTTTCTGGTTGAGGTTATTATGTGTTAGAGAACAGTTGGGTTTTCAACTCATCACTGGAAGATTGTAGAATTCAATGACATTGAGTTATTCATACATAGTCAATGAGCTTATTGCTATTTTTTCCCTCAAGTATGCCTTCTAATTATTCAGATCTGTCATAGTTTCCATGAATTGTTGTCCATTTATTACCTGGAAATCTGATTGTTTATAATGGTACATTTCTTCCTGCCTAAATAATGGCATCAATTAGAATAAGTATCTCAGATACATTTTTATTGAACTCAATATAGTTTGTCCATCTCATTTATATTCATCAATATGAATTGTTACCATGTGTTACACATATATGTTGCGTGTATTTCCACTTAAAAGATCCTTGACACTAATGTTAATAATCAAGaatatagtatttttctttaaggCTCGACTTTAACTCTGAGAATCTGATTCAAATCCATATTTTACCTAACTagcattttgcatatttttatcaaaattctcATTTGAAAGACACCCTTAGAATTCTGACTAATCCATATTTTCTGGCATTTTATGTAAAAAGAGctaggaaaggaaataataaaacactTGCAAGCAAACTGGAAGCTAATTGCATATACTCTGGaaaacataaagacaaatatttgaaattattgaAGGTTATTGAATCTTGACTTTTAgcatggaaatttatttattttgcctacAAATGTAAACAAAGTAAATATGAATCACAATATTTATGGATTAAAAGCATGTGATAATTTAGCATGTTCTCTGAATGCCATACCAATAGAGACAAATAATGATGGTTGGTTCACTTACACATAGTGTAATTTTTCAATGAATcacattgaaaataattaaaattgtttcacaaaatggaaatatgtgtgtgtagataattgtaaatattttgacACTGAAACTCCTACATGTTTGCTATAATTTATAATGATGCATGAGTAACATGATCTAGTTATCCAAATAATAACAAATCTAATCTTATagccatctttttttattttcaattatctttatatacagaagatcaatttagtataaattaagtaaagatttcaacaatttgcactgacacagaacacaaagtgtaaagtactgtttgagtattattatagcattaattcacattgtacaacacattaaggagagagatcctacttaaggagtaagtgcacggtgactcctattgttgacttaacaatttgacactcttctttatggtgtcagtaatcaccttaggcccttgtcatgagttgccaaggctatggaagccttttgagttcaccaagtctgatcttatttagacagggccatagtcaaagtggaagttctctcctccctttagagaaaggtccctccttctctgatggctcattctttccactgggaactcactcacagagatctttcatttaggtcttttttttgccagagtgtcttggctttccatgcctaaaatactcttatgggctcttcagccagatatgaatcccttaagggctaattctgaggccagagtgctgtttagggcatctgccattctatgagtctgctgtgtatcccacttcccatgttgaatcgttctctcctgaattctatcagatattagcagacactagtcttgtttatgtgatctctttgactcttagtcctatcattatgatcaattgtaaactgaaattgatcacttggactagtgagatggcattggtacatgccaccttgatgggactgaattggaatcccctggcacgtttctaactctaccgtttggggcaagtcagattgagcatgtcccaaattgtatatctcctccctctcttattcccactcttatatttaacagggatcacttttcagttaaatttcaaacacctaagaatacttgtgtgttaattacagagttcaaccaatagtattatgtagaacaaaaagaaatactaaaagggataaagtattaaattctacatcaacagtcaggacaagggctgatcaagtcactgtttctcatagtgtccctttcacttcaacaggtttcctttttggtgcttggttagttgtcactgatcagggagaacatatgatatttgtccctttgggattggcttatttcactcagcatgatgttttccagattcctgcatattgttgcaaatgactggatttcattgtttttttgactgctgtatagtattctatagagtacatgtcccataatttctttatccagtctactgttgatgggcatttaggttgattcaggttttagctattgtgaattgagctgcaataaacactgaggtgcagacagcttttttgcttgtcaatttaatttcctttgggtaaattccaaggagcgggatggctgggttgtatggcagggttatagtcaggtttctgaggaatctcccgACAGAGTTTCATATAGCCATCTTTTAATATGTATAGTTCTAAAACCATTTATTGACAGATACTCTATCAATGataaaaaatctgtttctctaaTATAATCCCAGTTACATAAAAATATCTGACTATGCATAGCAAATGTCTGCAAAGTATGCTGTCAGCTTAATGATAGATGCTGGTCATGATGTAGTACTGTATCCCCATAATTGTATTATAATTTTCCAAGActtataatttatgtatttttaaatagtattaaaGTACAAGCTAGttatttcagcattttctttgttttctaactgAGGTTGATCCTCCTCTGACCTATACCTACATTTCAGACATTTATATAGTGCATTAATAATTTATAAGagcatttctggaaataaagttATCACTTTTCTACTTTAAtgataaatgcaaatattttatttattttgtcactcTTATTGACAAATGCAAACTGTGAAACAGTACCGTGTGTGGTTACAATTTTTCCAATGTCAGCTGTGCATTGGGAGAGCACTAACACTTGGCAGCCATGAGATATTTCACTGATTCAGCTGGGCAGATGGAAGTCATTCAGGACACACCATAAGTACATACTgtttatgttttatgtttctcAACAACTAGACATGCTTTTATAACTTATTAATGTACTCAGAAATCTATACTTTATGAAAcccctttatttatgtttttatttcatgatcACTTTGAAGCCCTTATAGGATCCAAAAGTTACAACTGATGTGCTTGCTTCCCTTCAGAAATATCTGCAATGTAAAGGAGCTCGAAtattcacaaaatgaaaatatctcatAAAATGATTTTGCCATCTCAAGAACATTATATATAACTAgacatgtctatttttaaaaagatggaataCTCCCTACTTCTCTGAAGATGTCTTTCACTATTCAAACCAGGCTCTGCCCACTCAGAGCTGGAAGCACCACTGTTGAGGTTTTGGAGGCTGAagagctggaggcagaggtggctggGGGCTCCCAGAACTGTAACCACCAGGCTGTggttcctcctctcttcctgtctcccaacACCTTTTGTCTTGAAAATAACCTTTTTACTCCAAAGAAGTGGCAAGGGCAGTAGCCATCAGTGCTTCACTCCCTCTCAGCTCTCTCACCTCTGAGGGAGCCCAGGGCAAGTCCCAGCcacctgggtgtaaccccaggcaTCCCTTTTACACCTGGGCCACCCCCATGATAGGTGAGATCACCACCACCAAGTCCATCATCTCCATGTTCCTCCACACCAAGAGGCTCATGATCAAGTGATAGCTGCAGACCTCCAGTCAGAGCCTGCAGGAGATACGGGCAGAGCATTACACACTCCACTGGCTCCCAGAGAAGCTGTGCAAGGGATCAGGTTACCATCATATTCCTGTGGGCATCAACCAGAAACTGGACCCTCTGATTGCACTGAGCAGTCTGGAGCTGTTGAGGTTTCTCCCTGAACACTAGCTTGCACTCTGGGTTGACCCCATGAAGTGTCCTACAGACAGGACAGCTCCATCAGAGTGCTGTAGGAAGTCTCACCA
This genomic stretch from Lepus europaeus isolate LE1 unplaced genomic scaffold, mLepTim1.pri SCAFFOLD_47, whole genome shotgun sequence harbors:
- the LOC133755435 gene encoding acyl-protein thioesterase 1-like, translating into MCGNVMSAPMLAIVPCAWKAATVVIFLHGLGDTGHGWAEGFAGITSSHTRCISLHAPIMPATLNINMAMPSWSDNIGLSPDSQEDEFGIKQAAENVKVLIDQEVMSGSPNRIILEGFPQGGVLFLYTAVTIQQKLVGVTALSCWLPLWASFPQGPVSGANRDISILQCHRDCDPLIPLMFGSLTMQKLNTLLNLASVTFKAYEGMKQSSCQQKMDA